A window from Sphingobium sp. EM0848 encodes these proteins:
- a CDS encoding AraC family transcriptional regulator gives MGVNVLARVPDPSLDPEASIHWQNGLCDAVSGIQQRPLCHDMGGEFLSFELGGAKLYYLHSQAQEIIRPAPCNKRFAPMVVINLNGVLSLSQNDRTVELHEGEFAFFDAANRLTMTYPEEFKQLFFRMPNSNFIRSDFYKIILSKANVGDSFNDVFFKMIQQIWDNAASIRPDEYGTLLNSLLTLSHMTSPFREARGVIEPCVRMRRAMAFIENNLAEGWLTAERVAEAQNVSRRYLDERFGLLGTRIEKWIWERRLARAYEDLVLAGRDPRNCKSIIQIALDSGFSSPSHFSRAFKARFGMPPRELKIQIERESFGKLTH, from the coding sequence ATGGGCGTGAATGTCTTGGCGCGGGTGCCGGATCCGTCGCTGGATCCTGAAGCATCGATACATTGGCAGAATGGTCTGTGCGATGCGGTTTCCGGCATTCAGCAGCGTCCGCTCTGCCACGACATGGGCGGAGAATTCCTGTCCTTCGAACTGGGCGGAGCAAAGCTCTATTACCTCCATTCGCAAGCGCAGGAGATCATCCGGCCGGCACCTTGCAACAAGCGATTTGCGCCGATGGTGGTCATCAACCTCAACGGCGTGCTCTCGCTATCGCAAAATGATCGCACGGTTGAACTTCACGAGGGCGAGTTCGCCTTTTTCGACGCGGCCAACCGCCTGACGATGACATATCCGGAAGAATTCAAGCAGTTGTTCTTCCGCATGCCGAATTCGAATTTCATCCGGTCCGATTTTTACAAGATCATTTTGTCCAAGGCGAATGTCGGCGACAGTTTCAACGACGTCTTCTTCAAGATGATACAGCAGATCTGGGACAATGCGGCTTCCATCCGGCCGGACGAATATGGCACCTTGCTGAATTCCCTGCTGACGCTTTCGCACATGACTTCGCCATTCCGCGAAGCTCGGGGCGTCATCGAACCATGTGTGCGCATGCGGCGCGCAATGGCCTTTATCGAGAATAATCTTGCGGAAGGTTGGCTCACTGCGGAACGCGTGGCGGAGGCGCAGAATGTCAGCCGCCGCTATCTGGATGAGCGCTTCGGTCTGCTCGGCACGCGAATCGAAAAGTGGATCTGGGAGCGGCGCCTTGCCCGCGCCTATGAAGACCTTGTGCTTGCGGGCCGTGACCCGAGAAACTGCAAGAGCATCATCCAGATCGCGCTCGACAGCGGCTTCAGCAGCCCCAGCCACTTCTCCCGCGCGTTCAAGGCCCGGTTCGGAATGCCGCCGAGGGAATTGAAGATACAGATAGAGCGGGAAAGTTTTGGAAAGCTGACCCACTGA
- a CDS encoding SDR family NAD(P)-dependent oxidoreductase, which produces MVSPRIALVTGASRGIGKAIAIALGEDGYTVYLTGRAGSADDASMPLLSAADEVTNVGGKGIPVICDHGDDSQVRALFDRIAAEQNGLDLLVNNATCLPRALVAQGGFWDRSLELADMFDVGLRSAYVASAMAVPLMLNRPQALIASVSFFGAVTYFHGPAYGAQKAGLDKMMADMALELKPHGVAALSVWPGLVKTEMVLQRWSGTPEGEERLRSYETPALTGQVVAALASDPDLMTYSGQQVIVAEYAERHDIREPDGSQPVSLREKMGDPRPFHMTHSI; this is translated from the coding sequence ATGGTTTCGCCAAGAATTGCTCTCGTTACCGGCGCAAGCCGGGGAATCGGCAAGGCCATCGCCATCGCGCTGGGGGAGGACGGCTACACCGTTTATCTGACCGGGCGGGCTGGATCGGCGGATGACGCCTCCATGCCACTCCTGTCGGCCGCGGATGAGGTGACGAACGTGGGCGGCAAAGGCATTCCGGTCATATGCGATCATGGCGACGATAGCCAGGTGCGTGCACTTTTTGATCGGATCGCAGCCGAGCAGAACGGACTCGACCTTCTGGTCAACAATGCGACCTGCCTGCCGCGCGCTCTGGTCGCGCAGGGCGGCTTCTGGGACCGCTCGCTGGAACTGGCCGACATGTTCGATGTCGGCCTTCGTTCGGCCTATGTCGCCAGCGCGATGGCCGTTCCGCTGATGCTGAACAGGCCGCAGGCCCTGATCGCGAGCGTTTCCTTCTTTGGCGCGGTCACCTATTTTCACGGTCCTGCCTATGGCGCGCAGAAAGCCGGGCTGGACAAGATGATGGCGGACATGGCGCTGGAACTGAAGCCGCACGGTGTTGCCGCGCTTTCAGTGTGGCCCGGGCTCGTCAAGACGGAAATGGTGCTGCAACGCTGGAGCGGAACGCCGGAGGGCGAGGAGCGGCTGAGGTCATATGAGACCCCGGCCTTGACGGGCCAGGTCGTGGCGGCTCTCGCCAGCGACCCGGACTTGATGACCTATTCCGGCCAGCAGGTCATTGTCGCCGAATATGCGGAACGTCACGACATTCGGGAGCCGGACGGCAGCCAGCCGGTGTCGCTTCGGGAGAAGATGGGCGATCCTCGGCCGTTTCACATGACGCATTCCATCTGA
- a CDS encoding glucose 1-dehydrogenase: MGVLDDKVVLISGGARGMGSEHVRRIVAEGGKVVFTDLLEDDGLTLAGELGESAEFVRADVSSEEDWQKVVALAEARFGKLDGLVNNAGIVIRAPFETFSADDYRKVIEVNQIGTFLGMKVVIPAMRRAGGGSIVNISSIAGLVGRVQTVAYSSSKFAVRGLTKVGATELGEYGIRVNSIHPGAVMTPMLKGMDKSVVDSLTGAVPLNRICQPEEVSSLIAFLLSDQSAYCSGAEITIDGGMTAH; this comes from the coding sequence ATGGGAGTTCTGGACGATAAGGTTGTGCTCATTTCCGGCGGCGCCCGCGGGATGGGAAGCGAACATGTGCGCCGGATCGTGGCGGAAGGCGGCAAGGTCGTCTTCACCGACCTGCTGGAGGACGACGGCCTGACGCTGGCCGGCGAATTGGGCGAAAGCGCCGAGTTCGTAAGGGCCGACGTTTCCAGCGAGGAAGACTGGCAGAAGGTCGTGGCGCTGGCCGAGGCGCGCTTCGGAAAGCTTGATGGTCTGGTCAACAATGCCGGCATCGTGATCCGCGCGCCGTTCGAGACCTTTTCCGCCGATGATTATAGGAAGGTTATCGAGGTGAACCAGATCGGCACCTTCCTAGGCATGAAGGTGGTGATCCCCGCGATGCGTCGCGCCGGGGGCGGATCGATCGTCAATATCTCGTCGATTGCCGGGCTGGTTGGGCGCGTGCAGACGGTCGCCTATTCCTCCTCCAAATTTGCCGTCCGCGGGCTGACGAAGGTCGGCGCGACCGAGCTTGGCGAATATGGCATCCGGGTCAATTCCATTCATCCCGGCGCGGTCATGACTCCGATGTTGAAGGGCATGGACAAGTCCGTTGTCGACTCCCTGACCGGCGCCGTTCCGCTGAACCGCATCTGCCAGCCCGAGGAAGTGAGCTCGTTGATCGCATTTCTCCTGTCGGACCAGTCCGCCTATTGTTCCGGCGCCGAAATCACGATCGACGGCGGAATGACCGCTCATTGA
- a CDS encoding phosphotransferase family protein: MQFDRYMLSVAAAVHNDVVPEITESYPRHRVELAETMLLRLAADAAGGFGREFVAELAKVRGGMAEAALPQALGEALDHLAQLDPADDAAIGRGRVALSRLLAENSKAIDRAFILSLTGAIAKAEEACRTAREAAIAQMASRLGHKAGSAEELVVSADQMSDYLRRRFGRQDCLATTVKPIPGGRSKGTILLDARVGEEARSFVIRKDFSKNFMGSMVKDEYPVIRAAFDAGIKVPEPLWLEEDAGILNGQFIVFERIAGGPAGTMFDIMAGPGVIRDYAQQLARMHRIDVEATGLDRQLKFGDSEAPVAAMVRQSYSKHRANTPDELLLEVAHQWLLANLDCVSQRRALVHGDAGFHNVLYDGDRMTGLLDWELAHVGDAAEDLMKCRAAASQVIPWEEFMNIYTDHGGEPTTPLREKFFTVWRLVDFSLYAADARAMFESGEDSDLRLAAVGYNTFSRLQSALAAALAHD; the protein is encoded by the coding sequence ATGCAATTTGATCGATATATGCTTTCGGTGGCCGCCGCCGTACACAATGATGTGGTCCCGGAAATCACGGAAAGCTACCCCCGGCACCGGGTCGAGTTGGCCGAAACCATGTTGTTGCGGCTGGCTGCCGATGCGGCGGGGGGATTTGGCCGGGAATTTGTCGCGGAACTTGCGAAAGTGCGCGGCGGGATGGCGGAAGCAGCGTTGCCGCAGGCGCTTGGCGAAGCCCTGGACCATCTGGCGCAACTTGATCCCGCGGACGATGCCGCAATCGGGCGGGGACGCGTCGCGCTGTCCCGGCTCCTTGCGGAAAACAGCAAGGCCATCGATCGCGCGTTCATTCTCAGCCTGACCGGGGCGATCGCGAAGGCCGAGGAGGCCTGCCGGACCGCCCGCGAGGCCGCGATTGCCCAAATGGCGTCCAGGCTGGGCCACAAGGCCGGATCGGCCGAGGAACTGGTCGTCAGTGCCGACCAGATGAGCGATTATCTGAGGCGGCGGTTCGGGCGCCAGGATTGCCTTGCCACGACGGTCAAGCCCATTCCGGGCGGGCGCTCGAAAGGCACCATCCTGCTGGATGCGCGGGTCGGTGAAGAAGCTCGATCCTTCGTCATCCGGAAGGATTTTTCGAAAAACTTCATGGGCAGCATGGTGAAGGATGAATATCCCGTGATCCGGGCGGCGTTCGACGCCGGGATCAAGGTTCCCGAACCGCTCTGGCTGGAGGAGGATGCCGGGATATTGAACGGCCAGTTCATCGTTTTCGAACGCATTGCGGGCGGACCGGCCGGCACGATGTTCGACATCATGGCCGGACCCGGCGTTATTCGCGACTATGCCCAGCAATTGGCCCGCATGCACCGGATCGACGTTGAAGCGACTGGCCTCGACCGGCAGCTCAAGTTCGGCGACAGCGAAGCGCCGGTCGCGGCGATGGTGCGGCAATCCTATTCCAAGCATCGCGCCAACACGCCTGACGAACTGCTGCTGGAGGTAGCGCACCAATGGCTGCTGGCCAATCTGGACTGCGTTTCGCAGCGGCGGGCGCTGGTCCATGGCGATGCGGGATTCCACAATGTGTTGTATGATGGCGACCGCATGACCGGCCTGCTCGACTGGGAACTTGCTCATGTCGGCGATGCGGCCGAAGACCTCATGAAATGCAGGGCTGCGGCCTCCCAGGTCATCCCCTGGGAAGAGTTCATGAATATCTATACTGATCATGGCGGCGAGCCGACCACGCCCCTGCGTGAGAAATTTTTCACGGTCTGGCGGCTGGTCGATTTCTCGCTCTACGCGGCTGATGCCCGCGCGATGTTCGAATCCGGCGAGGACAGCGACCTGCGCCTGGCAGCAGTCGGCTACAATACGTTCAGCCGATTGCAAAGTGCGCTTGCCGCCGCTCTCGCCCACGATTGA
- a CDS encoding zinc-binding dehydrogenase — MADGHRVAAFDPSSATLRIERRERPAPGPGQILVAVKRCGICSSDLQWARTPGRLPRGAVLGHELSGLVVAMGEGVGHLAMGDKVSFMPFAGCGRCDWCSRGLFLHCPEKRSQWGGFGEYALADTRSCVRLDAALPFAQGAMIEPFACGLRAARRSGLGAGDSAMIFGAGPIGLASCYWLNAMGVDVWMVARSNRRRAVAERMGASRFIAGEAKAEDAGSRTIFECSGAPGMLEHVCRIAPRLSTVIVAGMAEGGASIDPAVCLVKEVTLAFCAAYGMQDFADTAEHFARGDARPLELVDQEVLLDRLPDIFGQMLTSNPHCKVQLVFP, encoded by the coding sequence TTGGCTGACGGTCATCGTGTCGCGGCGTTCGATCCTTCTTCGGCAACGCTGAGGATTGAACGGCGCGAGCGCCCGGCGCCGGGGCCGGGACAGATATTGGTGGCTGTCAAGCGGTGCGGCATTTGCAGTTCGGACCTGCAGTGGGCGCGCACGCCCGGTCGTCTTCCGCGCGGTGCGGTGCTGGGGCATGAACTGTCCGGATTGGTCGTTGCGATGGGCGAAGGCGTCGGTCATCTGGCCATGGGCGACAAGGTCAGCTTCATGCCATTTGCCGGATGCGGACGTTGCGACTGGTGTTCCAGAGGGCTGTTCCTGCATTGCCCCGAAAAGCGATCCCAATGGGGCGGTTTCGGTGAATATGCCCTTGCCGATACCCGATCCTGCGTGAGGCTCGATGCTGCACTGCCCTTTGCGCAGGGGGCCATGATCGAGCCTTTCGCCTGCGGGTTACGCGCGGCTCGCCGGAGCGGCCTAGGCGCCGGTGACAGCGCCATGATTTTCGGGGCTGGGCCGATTGGTCTGGCCAGCTGCTACTGGCTCAACGCCATGGGCGTCGACGTCTGGATGGTGGCGCGCAGCAATCGCCGCCGGGCTGTCGCGGAACGGATGGGAGCCAGCCGGTTCATCGCGGGAGAAGCGAAGGCGGAGGATGCCGGTTCGAGGACGATTTTCGAGTGCAGCGGCGCGCCGGGCATGCTGGAACATGTCTGCCGCATCGCTCCCAGGCTTTCGACGGTGATCGTCGCCGGCATGGCGGAGGGCGGGGCCAGCATCGATCCGGCGGTTTGCCTGGTGAAGGAAGTCACCCTTGCTTTTTGCGCGGCATATGGAATGCAGGATTTTGCCGACACGGCAGAACATTTCGCTCGCGGAGATGCCCGGCCGCTGGAGCTTGTAGACCAGGAGGTGTTACTGGATAGGCTGCCCGATATCTTCGGACAGATGCTGACGAGCAATCCCCATTGCAAGGTGCAGCTTGTATTCCCGTGA
- a CDS encoding aldo/keto reductase produces MRYRSIGKDPLKLSEIAFGTGDNAGTMVHGSSRDQIALVEFALEHGINLFDTSAAYGKGAAEVNIGRVLADLGARDAHVTTKAFIPPHDFARIGEKVTESLEDSLFRLRRDHVDILLLHNPIRHAINPENPLIRAITPAEVIEQALPALVKAKEAGKCRMLGLACDESEADQVIQVLDTGEFSMINLTYNLANPSAVRPFAGVPAAIDFSGLFEAAERHDAWISVVRPLAGGALAGQILEHGLDGIHQLSRGYFRMMPQVHEPMIRLARRYAFLNRPPEQPIALAAYQYILQQPRVATVIGGFSEVAHLKDALAAVEAGALSASDNERIEQIHDEGY; encoded by the coding sequence ATGCGATATCGTTCTATCGGAAAAGACCCCCTCAAATTGTCGGAGATCGCCTTTGGCACCGGCGACAATGCCGGAACGATGGTCCACGGCAGTTCGCGGGATCAGATCGCGCTGGTCGAATTCGCTCTGGAACACGGCATCAACCTGTTCGACACGTCTGCGGCCTATGGCAAGGGTGCGGCCGAGGTAAACATAGGCCGTGTCCTTGCCGATCTGGGCGCGCGGGACGCCCATGTCACGACCAAGGCCTTCATTCCGCCGCATGATTTCGCCCGCATCGGCGAAAAGGTCACGGAAAGTCTGGAAGACAGCCTGTTTCGGCTGCGCCGCGACCATGTGGACATCCTGTTGCTGCACAACCCCATCCGCCATGCGATCAACCCCGAAAACCCGCTGATCCGGGCGATCACTCCGGCCGAAGTCATCGAACAGGCCCTGCCCGCGCTGGTAAAGGCGAAGGAAGCCGGCAAATGCCGCATGCTGGGGCTGGCCTGCGACGAATCCGAAGCTGATCAGGTGATCCAGGTGCTGGATACCGGCGAATTTTCGATGATTAACCTGACTTATAACCTTGCCAATCCATCAGCCGTCCGTCCGTTCGCGGGGGTGCCTGCCGCCATAGATTTCAGCGGCCTGTTCGAGGCCGCGGAACGGCACGACGCCTGGATTTCGGTGGTCCGCCCGCTCGCGGGCGGCGCGCTTGCCGGGCAGATTCTGGAACATGGGCTGGACGGCATCCACCAACTGTCACGCGGCTATTTCCGCATGATGCCGCAGGTTCACGAACCCATGATCCGGCTTGCCAGGCGCTATGCGTTTCTCAATCGCCCGCCCGAACAGCCGATTGCCCTGGCGGCCTATCAATATATCCTGCAACAGCCGCGCGTCGCCACCGTCATCGGCGGCTTTTCCGAAGTCGCGCACCTGAAGGACGCACTGGCCGCCGTGGAGGCGGGCGCTCTTTCCGCATCGGACAACGAACGGATCGAACAGATTCATGACGAGGGCTATTGA
- a CDS encoding IS4 family transposase, translated as MSGKAKFSSEAVHSFVDELFGADLHAKRVTSLAKATVGTLQASSLAVSAIGHGLALAQGGLSRHAIKQVDRMLSNDGIDVDALMADWAGYCLGSRTEIAVAMDWTDFDADGHSTLMLSLLTEHGRATPLLWLTVRKAELKERRNHYEYWIVTRLAELLPTEVKVLLVADRGFGDTKLYGVLKDELHFDYVIRFRGNIKVTAAGECRPAKEWLGPSGRARLLREATVTAQGCPVGAVVCVQAKDMKEPWCLATSLTTVTAKTLIDLYSRRWGIECSFRDAKDWRFGMGMSATRVSTPARRDRLWLIAALAIVLLTVLGAAGEAIGYDRHLRTSTTSRRVHSLFRQGVMYYQLIPNMPEERLRPLILQFENLIRHHQLLKRTFGII; from the coding sequence ATGAGCGGCAAGGCGAAGTTTTCTTCTGAGGCGGTGCATTCCTTTGTCGACGAACTTTTTGGCGCGGACCTGCACGCGAAGCGGGTGACATCGCTGGCGAAGGCGACGGTGGGCACGTTGCAGGCGTCGTCGCTGGCGGTGAGCGCGATTGGCCACGGTCTCGCACTGGCCCAGGGAGGGCTGTCGCGTCACGCGATCAAGCAGGTCGACCGGATGCTGTCGAATGACGGGATCGATGTCGACGCGCTGATGGCCGACTGGGCCGGCTATTGCCTGGGTAGCCGCACCGAGATCGCCGTCGCCATGGACTGGACCGACTTCGATGCCGACGGGCACTCGACCCTGATGCTGTCGCTGCTTACCGAGCATGGCCGGGCAACGCCGCTACTGTGGTTGACGGTACGCAAGGCGGAGCTGAAAGAGCGGCGCAATCACTATGAATATTGGATCGTCACCCGGCTTGCCGAGCTCTTGCCGACAGAAGTGAAGGTGCTGCTCGTCGCCGATCGCGGCTTTGGCGACACCAAGCTCTACGGCGTCCTCAAGGACGAGTTGCACTTCGACTATGTCATCCGCTTTCGTGGCAACATCAAGGTGACGGCCGCCGGTGAGTGCCGTCCGGCAAAGGAGTGGCTCGGCCCATCGGGACGTGCCAGGCTGTTGCGCGAGGCCACGGTCACGGCGCAGGGTTGCCCCGTCGGGGCGGTCGTGTGCGTCCAGGCCAAGGATATGAAAGAGCCGTGGTGCCTCGCGACCAGCTTGACCACGGTGACGGCCAAGACCCTCATTGATCTTTACTCGCGGCGCTGGGGCATCGAATGCTCGTTTCGCGATGCCAAGGACTGGCGGTTCGGGATGGGCATGTCGGCAACCCGCGTCTCCACGCCCGCCCGGCGCGACAGGCTGTGGCTGATCGCCGCTCTCGCCATTGTCCTCCTGACCGTGCTCGGCGCCGCCGGCGAGGCCATCGGCTACGACCGCCATCTGCGCACCAGCACGACATCGCGACGCGTGCATTCACTCTTCCGGCAGGGCGTGATGTACTATCAACTCATCCCCAACATGCCCGAGGAAAGACTACGCCCTCTCATCCTACAGTTCGAGAACCTTATCCGCCACCATCAGCTCCTCAAACGGACTTTCGGAATCATTTGA
- a CDS encoding Rieske 2Fe-2S domain-containing protein, with translation MLNSADNELITRVEGDAPMGRFLRENYWFPAGLSVMLKAGKAPQRVELLGKHYVAFRSDDGRVGFFNENCPHRGASLALARNEDNALRCIFHGWKFGVDGEVKEVPTQPENHSEFCKRVPLKAYPVREAAGLFWVWLGGGQPARFPEFDFTQYKEPNVRAIRQELKFNWIQSVEGLVDSAHVSILHQGWLQTAGDSKKGLASAGQDTAPVYEFEDHNGGFRYAAIRKQEGDNRYIRVTNFTAPFYCFVPFNTGNCVISVPINDRRTALYFVHYNADGPIPPSAYDPPSEPWNWPPYLSGDASTHWGQDRDAMEKGSFTGFTDHFMLEDFAVAASQGEIADRSQEWLNEGDRAIIKFRKLMLDSVRAFERGEKPSIAQLDEVPFPNIRAEAEILPENTDWRSHFAMTK, from the coding sequence ATGCTCAATTCTGCCGACAATGAACTGATTACCCGAGTGGAAGGCGACGCTCCGATGGGACGCTTCCTGCGCGAAAATTACTGGTTCCCCGCCGGGCTGTCGGTCATGCTCAAGGCGGGAAAGGCCCCCCAGCGCGTGGAGTTGCTGGGCAAGCACTATGTCGCGTTCCGCAGCGATGACGGCCGCGTCGGATTCTTCAACGAAAACTGCCCGCACCGGGGCGCTTCGCTCGCGCTGGCGCGCAACGAGGACAATGCGCTCCGCTGTATTTTCCATGGCTGGAAATTCGGCGTCGATGGTGAAGTGAAGGAAGTGCCGACCCAACCGGAGAATCATAGCGAATTCTGCAAGCGTGTTCCGCTCAAGGCTTACCCGGTGCGGGAGGCTGCGGGGCTCTTCTGGGTCTGGCTCGGCGGCGGCCAGCCTGCGCGGTTCCCGGAGTTCGATTTCACCCAATATAAGGAACCGAATGTTCGAGCGATCCGGCAGGAACTGAAATTCAACTGGATCCAGAGCGTCGAGGGCCTAGTCGATTCGGCCCATGTGTCGATCCTGCACCAGGGCTGGTTGCAGACGGCGGGCGACAGCAAGAAGGGGCTGGCCTCCGCAGGGCAGGATACCGCCCCCGTCTACGAGTTCGAGGACCATAATGGCGGGTTCCGCTATGCGGCCATTCGCAAGCAGGAGGGTGACAACCGCTATATCCGCGTCACCAACTTTACGGCGCCCTTCTACTGCTTCGTCCCGTTCAACACGGGCAATTGCGTCATCTCGGTGCCGATAAACGACCGCCGCACCGCGCTCTACTTCGTCCATTACAATGCCGATGGCCCCATTCCGCCTTCCGCCTACGATCCGCCGAGCGAGCCGTGGAACTGGCCGCCTTATCTGAGCGGGGACGCCTCCACCCATTGGGGCCAGGATCGCGATGCGATGGAGAAGGGCAGCTTCACGGGCTTTACCGACCATTTCATGCTGGAGGATTTTGCTGTGGCGGCCAGCCAGGGCGAAATCGCCGATCGTTCGCAAGAATGGCTCAATGAGGGCGATCGCGCGATCATCAAGTTCCGCAAGCTGATGCTGGACAGCGTTAGGGCGTTCGAGCGCGGCGAGAAGCCCTCGATCGCGCAGCTCGATGAGGTTCCGTTCCCCAATATTCGGGCGGAGGCGGAAATTCTTCCTGAGAACACCGATTGGCGAAGCCACTTCGCCATGACGAAGTGA
- a CDS encoding acyl-CoA dehydrogenase family protein — MTELASLGFGRKIFRDDHEAFRETARNFFRNEVEPNVKGWEKDGFYPAELFKVAARYGLLCAGIPEEYGGGGGDVLHHMILHEEHGYSPGGVSLEAGLGTDLTAYVLFNGGTEEQKREWLPFFAQGNGIAEVGLSEPGAGSDARGIKTYARRDGDDWILNGQKMWMSNGPLMTVLFVVAKTDEGGREGTTMFIVPMDSKGITRSQPTDLMMKSCGGVCEVFFDDVRIPAGNVLGGADGVGRGLRIALSTLDLGRASVGVRAIAASELALAVTTEYTRTRQAFGQPVFDFQNTQFKLASVATEIAAGRAFVDSCLEKLVEGGLRPQDMAMLKLFCSEVEGRVMDECLQLHGGAGFSNEYLISKLYAHARVHRIYVGTSEIMKQIIARSL, encoded by the coding sequence ATGACGGAATTGGCATCATTGGGGTTTGGAAGAAAAATATTCCGGGACGACCACGAAGCATTTCGTGAGACGGCGCGTAATTTCTTCCGCAACGAGGTCGAGCCGAACGTCAAGGGGTGGGAAAAGGACGGCTTCTATCCAGCCGAACTGTTCAAGGTCGCTGCGAGATACGGCCTTCTGTGCGCCGGCATCCCCGAAGAATATGGCGGTGGGGGCGGCGATGTGCTGCACCACATGATCCTGCATGAGGAACATGGGTACAGCCCGGGCGGCGTATCGCTGGAGGCGGGGCTTGGCACCGACCTGACGGCCTATGTCCTGTTCAACGGCGGGACGGAAGAGCAGAAGCGCGAATGGCTGCCCTTCTTCGCGCAGGGTAACGGCATTGCCGAGGTCGGGCTGAGCGAGCCAGGAGCCGGCAGCGACGCCAGGGGGATCAAGACTTACGCCCGTCGCGACGGCGACGACTGGATCCTGAACGGGCAGAAGATGTGGATGTCGAACGGCCCGCTGATGACCGTTCTGTTCGTTGTGGCCAAGACGGATGAGGGGGGACGTGAAGGCACGACCATGTTCATCGTGCCCATGGACAGCAAGGGCATTACGCGGTCGCAGCCGACCGATCTCATGATGAAGAGCTGCGGCGGCGTATGCGAGGTCTTTTTCGATGATGTCCGCATCCCGGCCGGGAATGTTCTGGGTGGGGCCGACGGCGTGGGCCGGGGATTGCGCATCGCGCTGTCGACGCTGGACCTTGGCCGCGCCTCGGTCGGCGTGCGCGCCATCGCGGCGAGTGAACTCGCACTGGCAGTCACCACGGAATATACCAGGACACGGCAGGCCTTCGGCCAGCCGGTCTTCGATTTCCAGAACACGCAGTTCAAGTTGGCCTCGGTCGCCACCGAGATCGCTGCGGGCCGGGCCTTTGTCGATTCCTGTCTCGAAAAGCTCGTGGAGGGCGGATTGCGTCCACAGGACATGGCCATGCTGAAACTGTTTTGCAGCGAGGTCGAGGGCCGGGTTATGGATGAATGTCTGCAACTTCACGGCGGCGCTGGTTTCAGCAACGAATATCTGATCTCGAAGCTCTACGCCCATGCCCGAGTGCATCGAATCTATGTCGGAACATCTGAAATAATGAAGCAGATCATCGCGCGTTCTCTATAA
- a CDS encoding EthD domain-containing protein: MFKLIGLLKKRSDVDFEYFKDYYENQHAPYASEILPVGRDYRRNYVKRLRANGVEVDDAFEYDVVTEMWFDDEVGYERFSAAMADAEIRRKIIADEEKFLDRSKSVIMIVEECISK; the protein is encoded by the coding sequence ATGTTCAAGCTGATCGGACTCCTGAAGAAAAGAAGTGACGTCGACTTCGAATATTTCAAGGATTATTACGAAAACCAACATGCGCCTTATGCTTCGGAAATACTGCCCGTTGGACGGGACTACCGACGAAACTATGTGAAGCGTTTGCGTGCCAACGGCGTCGAAGTGGATGATGCGTTCGAATATGACGTGGTTACGGAAATGTGGTTCGACGATGAAGTCGGCTATGAAAGATTCTCCGCAGCCATGGCGGACGCTGAAATTCGCAGAAAAATCATAGCGGACGAGGAGAAATTTCTCGACAGGTCCAAATCGGTAATCATGATCGTAGAAGAATGCATATCGAAATAA